The following is a genomic window from Piliocolobus tephrosceles isolate RC106 unplaced genomic scaffold, ASM277652v3 unscaffolded_39797, whole genome shotgun sequence.
TCATTGTCTTTCCTGCAAGTCAGGGTCCCCTCTGCCATCCGCTTTCATGTCCCAGACTCCTCCGTTCCCCCAGTCACTGATGCCCAATGGGACTGTCCCATCACATGGGTTCCCTCATGAACTGCCCTCGTGCCTTTCTTCTGGGATCACTTCCCACCTTTGTTAACTGTAACTCAGAAAAGATACCCATAGAAAATCATCTCAAGCACAGAGTGACTTACTAATGCTCATCTATTCCATGCCCTGGACTGGGTAACTGGGAACTTCCATATGAAAAACACCAGGACCTAAAGTTCTAGCATCTAAGATTTGTTTTACCATTGTCCAATTTAAGACTCTGATGGAAGAAAAGTACTCAGTTTACTGTTTAGGtccaatatatacaaataaaattaacattcttTACTCTGAAATCACATGTTCTCCTTTGAGTAAGTTAAAAGGTCACACAAATCATGAATTAAACCTACCAGGCTAGAGTGGGCCAAAAGAAGACAGAGCTTTTTTCTGGAAAGTCTGTTTCTGGGGTTGGTCAATGTGGTGCAGGAAGGAGGCGGGCATGCGAAGTGTTTTTCCTTGTTGGAAGATGCCGGAATGTGTGATATCCTGGGTACTCAGCTGATCTGGGAGAAAGGGTGGTAAGGCGTGTAATACGACGGACCAATTGTTGTCAGCAGGATTGTCCTAGGAAATTGTCTTTCAACCATCTGAGACATGTTTTCGGCTCTTTGGCCCTCTCTGCTCTGTCCTGTTTGGGGGCCAGGTCTGTACATGGAGAGAAGGTATCTCTACCACACAGTATTATTGCCGTCTTCACAGAAATGCAGGGCAATTTCTGCAGATCTGAGGATTTCACTTTGGGTTTGCCATCAAATCATTGAGCTGATCAGCTACAAATTCATGAAGCACATTTCTCACACTGCAGAGCTCAAAGAGAGACCAGAGCACTTGCTTTGGTTATAAAAGAACTGGGTCCAGGAAGGCAGCAAGAGGTGagcttccctccctctccacagGTCACTGCACTCTGAGCAGGAGTCTGATGTCCCAGCAACTCCAGCAGGAAAGAAGCTCAGGAAGGAGACAgaagcaggaggcagagcccTGCCTCTGGGTGGAGTGAGATTTCAGGCACAGGATTAAAAGAAAAGTTAGTAGCCAGCGTCTAGAACATCTACATACAAATTGTGTCCACATTCACCTGGGCAGCACAGGTGTCCCCCGGAGAGGAGTCCACGGACCATGGCAGGTTGAGATAGTTGTTGATCTGGTGCCTAATCTGGGAGAATCCCTCCTGTGCTGGATTGTATTAAGTCAACTTTGCAAAGGTAAGAGTCTGACTTTCCCACAATGCCATTTCTCTTATTACTCTGGGTTAGAGATGGTCAAAGATACATTGGGTAAAATTTAGAAGATGGATATAAAACAGTCACTATAACAACTGGCAGGTCATTGTGGTCAGACAGTGAGAGTCAGTGCCCATCAGATACAGAGGCATCCAACAGACCTTGGAAGTCCAGTTCATCTTCCCAAATGCTGGCCAAGAGCAGCCAGGCTGCCCCCAGTGTTTGACAGTGCACCTGCAGGCGTGGCCCCCACACAGAGGGAACAGCTTCCCCAGAAGCAGGTCTCCTTGGCCTTTTCCTGTACTCCCAGCTCAAGGTCCCACTGCATGGCCTGGCATGCTCTGATCCTCATGTCCCTGCCACTGCAGCCTGTCCTGCCCAGACCTCCAGAAGCCCTGGCTACTGACTGGCTCCTTCACCTTCTGACTTCTCTCCTCAAGACCTTGTCTTCCTCAGCTCCTCCCACATATGCGTAAAGTCTAATTCTGATCATAAATCTCTTACACTCTCAAACTTGTAGTAGCCCTGTTTTATTGATGCAAACATAATGGAGATTTTCTTACCAGAAGTGGTTTCAAGGAACAACCTTTAAGGATGGAATTCTAGAGGTAGATCTCTAATCTGTCTCGATTTGTTGTGGGGAAAGACCCTGAAGGAGAGCACAGAGACCTGCAGGAGGTCGGGTGCTGCAGCCACAAGAGGAAGCCTTGAGCCATGTGTGGACACCATGATAGTGATTCCCCGCCAATTTCCAAGACTGACCTGAGCCCAGCAATCAAAGGGGTGGGCTTTTTTTACTTAATGCTAGATCTCTGCCAGGTTACAGTAGATGTAGTGTGTTCCTACTATTGgttcatccacccactcatcacCCACTCAGCCTGTCATTCACTCATCCGTTctctgtgaaatgggtctccCCACATGTCAGGCACCGATATTGGTAAATGCAGCAGGTACAGCCTTAGCTCTCATGGGCTAAAAAATTAACCACAGAGaccggtcgtggtggctcacgcctgtaatcccagcactttgagagaccgggGATCATGAAGTCATGAgatagaaaccatcctggccaacatggtgaaacaccatctctactaaaaatataaacaagaattagctgggcgtgatgacacatgcctgtaatcccagctgctcgggaggctgaggcagaagaatcacttgaatcagagtatcagagtttgcagtgagcagagatcatgccactgcactccagccttgcgacagagtgagactttgtctaaaaaacaaaaaataattgggGGGAGCACAAAAATAATCAGATAAGTATCTGAGAAAGCCCAAGTGTGCTAAAGGTTAGTAACAGACATGATTCTATGAGAGCTTAGGAGAGGAAAGTTGATCTCAGCTGGGAGGGGGGGGATTGCTTCCCACAGGAGGGCTGATCATGCTGAGATCTGAAGCACAGGTAGGAGCTGGCCACTAGAGAAAGGAAAGCTCCAGCCCAGGGCAGAGAAAATGGCCTTTGAAGTCTCTGTGATGGGAAGGAAGGAGTCACAGAAGAGGGGTTCCCCTCATGGCTGAAGTAGAGAGGAgcggggaggtgggggtggagaatGACTGCTGAGATGGGAAAGGTGGGCCACaggagggtggggagtgggggaaacCCTGGAGAGAGGAAGCAACATGGTCACCAGGGAGAGACAGGAGTCTAGATGGATCTGAAATGTAAATCCTGTTTCATCCTGGGAGCCTCAGACTCAGGATGATGAGTTGAAAAGTAGGAGCTGGGGGAGCCCTGGCCCAACCCCTAAAGGACAGCTTGGAGGATAGACCAGAGAGAGCAACAAAGGAGACATCTGAGGACCGGGGATCAGCCCAGGCCTGCCTGAGACTGCCTGCAGAGGCACCTGGCACAGAGCGAGGCTCATACTATCTGGGCCAGTTGGGGCCACTTGGAGTTCCAAGGTTCCTGTTCCAGAAAACTCTGCCCAGGTCATCCCTGAGTCTTgggttggggaggagggcagagccTCCCTGCTTTCATGTGCGGAGAGGAGACAGCCTTGTAACGCTGTGGAGTAACTGCTGGCACAGAAGTACACAGATGTCTGGGAGGGAGCAGccgactccagcctgagcaggaAATACTCTGTGTTTATTCTGGAGACATTGTAGCCATTGGAGTCTTCTCCTTTGGTAGTGATACCAGCAGTAATTGAGTAATAAATCAGTCTCAGCCCCATGCCTGGGTCTTGTCGATACCAGTACATGTAGTCATGGTTCATATCCTGGGCACACTGCATGGTCATGCTCTGTCCTGTCTTCAGGACCTGGAATTTTGGGGTCTGAGTGACACCAGCATTCACTAGACCTGCAGAGAAGAACAAAGCTGATGCTGTAGCCCCAGTGGAAAGGGGCTGGGCCTTGAAATCCACACAAGGGTCCCTGCCCAGGACCCACCTGTCCACAGGAGAGAAAAGGCCACACAACACAGGAGGTCAATGCTCATGGCAGGTGCTACAGGACGGAGGGGTCTTCTGGTTCTGTGCATTGATGAAAGGGCAACAGGACTCTCAAGGGAGTCATTCTGAGATGTCATTCTCCCTGCCTGGGCCCCAGAGCCTTCTTGTCAGGAGAGACCACGCCCATTCCCCAGATGGTCAAATTCAAGATGAATGCACCAGTGAACAGCTGAGGATGAGAAGGACACATTTGTCTGAATTGAATCAAGTCTACAAGATTTTCATGACTTTTTGTGAACAGTTTGTAACTCaatgtcaattttatttcttcaataatataataaatagcCTGGTGTTAGTTACCTACATAGTGCTGTAGTCTAGAGTCTTAAGGAAACTCCTCATGTCTTCCTGGTGTTTTGGATTCCTGTGTTCCAAATACTCTTTCAAGTATCCTTTTCTAATTTGGTTAATTGACCATAATCCTGTTTAAAATCCTTTGTCTATATTGGTTTTCTCTGTTATCAAGTTTCCAAATCCCAGGGGCAGGCTCATCAACATTGGACAAGTTTTGCTCTGTTTCTTCTCAATTCACTGACAGATGGGACTCCTGACAAACCCAGCTGAGCACCTTCAGCTCCACCCAGGGCTCTTGCTTTCCTTGTCTGGGGTGAGACCACAGCAGACAGACCCACCTCACGCTGCTGACTGCCCTCTCTGTGTGGATGATGGTGACCACCCAATGCTGCCCATGATCTGTGGACACAAAGGTGGCCTGATGCATGAGGGACTTGGGGAGAGAGGGCCGACTTTAGGGTAAGGAAGAATGCTCTGTTTTTATGTGAGATGCCATCTTTCATAGGGAATATCCCTTCGTGCAGGATTACTGCCATTaatttagtaataaataaattttagtaataAAAAGGAGCTCTAATAACCTATCTCGTGATTCCTCCAGGGTTTCCCAAGTTTTCCCTGGGGGTTCTCCTTGTCTATTTTCTGAGCTCATCATCTTCTTCTAGACCCAGCCAACACCCTTCCCCCAGGTCCCTCTGTCTACTGAACCAAGCAGCAGGGATTGATTCCTTCTGGCTCCCCTCATTTCCATGGTTGCTTAATTATGGGTGGGGTGGTTTGGGATGGCACAGGGCAAAACAACATCAAGGGCATTATTCTTCCTAGGGCTCTGATTCACTCTCAGAACTATATGCTTCATGGTAGAACCTCATGGTACTTATCACATGTGGATCAACAACCCCCCATCCTCACCTCTCAGCTTACCACCAAGTCAGAGACTCTTTGAGTAGAAAAGGCCTTAGAAATAATCTTATTTCCATTTCCAGGTGTGCTTTGTAGGGTGAACTTGTTACTAACACAGCAATTTGTCCTTAATTTCCAAAGAAATCACTCCCTCAGGTGTGCATCTGTGCTGAGACCTAAAAAATCCATTAGGAGAAGGAGCAGGGTTGCATCACAGCTTCACAGCTTACAATTTGATATTACATGTCCTTTGTCTTGGACATCCTGCGGCCACTCTGCCATGCTCCCAACTGGCCCTCCCCACTGACTGTGCTTTCTTCTCTGCTGATTCAAAGAAAGTAAGATCCTCCTAATTTTAGAATGCAGGAACATTTACCAATTTCTGCCCCACGAGAGTCTCTCTTTGAACTCTgagatatttattaaacaaactcTGACTCCATTGGCCGTGCCATTTTTCGCTTCGCCACCAGTCTTCACAAGGTAAAGGAGACGTACTGATGTTTACTTaaccttgaaaataaattatcCCACCTTCCAACTACTTACAAAGCAAAACTGGCTAAAATCAGATGAGATTCTAGTTAATATTGTTTTCCTCTACATTTCACATATAGGAAGTGACCACTTAGTTggttctcctccctccctcattttAACAACAGCCCCTCCCAGAGCTCCCTGGCCTAGTTTATCTACATCAGAGTCTCTGCTACATCTTGTGGTGGGAATAGTTTTATCAAAACTCAGATCTTCTGGTTCCAGGCCACTAATCACTTACCCACTCTAGTACCTCGCCACTGCCAACACCATGATGCATGTCCCTGTAGTGCTATAGGGTACACAGAGTCTCTTAACCCTGGTGTCTGATTTAAAGACAACCCCAGATGGTTCTAGACTTCCCCTCCCTCAAACTCCAGTGACCCATCTATCAAGTCCACATGGAAACAAG
Proteins encoded in this region:
- the LOC113223208 gene encoding uncharacterized protein LOC113223208 encodes the protein MTSQNDSLESPVALSSMHRTRRPLRPVAPAMSIDLLCCVAFSLLWTGLVNAGVTQTPKFQVLKTGQSMTMQCAQDMNHDYMYWYRQDPGMGLRLIYYSITAGITTKGEDSNGYNVSRINTEYFLLRLESAAPSQTSVYFCASSYSTALQGCLLSAHESREALPSSPTQDSGMTWAEFSGTGTLELQVAPTGPDSMSLALCQVPLQAVSGRPGLIPGPQMSPLLLSLVYPPSCPLGVGPGLPQLLLFNSSS